In one window of Desulforhabdus amnigena DNA:
- the hutH gene encoding histidine ammonia-lyase, with translation MKEILLGMDGMTLDDLVSIARDGAQVRLTRESEERIRNTWNLVQKWLKEEKIIYGITTGFGALSDVIISREDTRRLQENILMSHAAGVGNFLDEETVRGIMALRIKDLARGHAAIRLETVQRLMELLNRKVYPLVPEKGSVGASGDLAPLAHLALVLMGQGEAFQEGRRIPGAEALRQCGLTPWQLEAGEGLSLVNGTQMTNAIGALALYDALQLSKMADIAAAMSLEVLMGSRMEFDPRIHAVRPHPGQAASADNMRRMTQNSEIVSSHRDCSRIQDAYTLRCSPQVHGATKDALHYAKRVVETEINSSTNNPLIFHETEEFLLGGNFHGQPLALAMDFLCMAISELANISERRIERLVNPKLSGLPAFLVKDGGLNSGFMIAQYTAASLVSENKILSHPACVDSIPTSANKEDHVPMAPISARKFREITRNAYYVIAIEFLCGAQGMDLFTNLKAGNGSRVAYQMIRDAVPHLENDRILSKDIETMVKLMYSGKILSQVQKNIGKLL, from the coding sequence ATGAAAGAAATTCTTCTGGGCATGGACGGCATGACCCTGGACGACCTGGTGTCCATTGCCAGAGATGGGGCACAGGTCCGGCTGACTCGAGAATCCGAGGAACGCATCCGCAATACCTGGAACCTGGTCCAGAAGTGGCTCAAGGAAGAGAAAATCATTTACGGCATCACGACCGGGTTTGGCGCCTTGAGCGATGTCATCATTTCCAGAGAGGACACTCGACGCCTGCAGGAAAATATTCTCATGAGCCACGCTGCAGGCGTGGGAAATTTCCTGGACGAGGAAACCGTTCGGGGCATCATGGCTCTTCGCATCAAGGACCTTGCCAGGGGACATGCGGCCATACGACTGGAGACCGTTCAAAGGTTGATGGAACTCCTCAACCGCAAGGTTTACCCCCTGGTTCCGGAAAAAGGGTCTGTCGGAGCGAGCGGCGATCTTGCGCCCCTGGCGCACTTGGCCCTTGTACTCATGGGGCAGGGTGAAGCCTTTCAGGAAGGACGCAGGATCCCCGGTGCGGAGGCCTTGAGACAATGCGGTCTGACTCCCTGGCAACTGGAGGCGGGTGAAGGGCTTTCACTCGTGAACGGCACCCAAATGACAAATGCCATCGGTGCTCTGGCGCTCTACGATGCTTTGCAGCTTTCCAAGATGGCCGACATCGCTGCCGCCATGAGCCTCGAAGTGCTCATGGGCAGCCGCATGGAATTTGATCCGAGGATTCATGCGGTGCGGCCCCATCCCGGACAGGCGGCATCCGCCGACAACATGCGCCGCATGACTCAAAACAGTGAAATCGTCTCCTCACACAGGGACTGTTCCCGCATCCAGGATGCCTATACCCTAAGGTGTTCCCCTCAGGTCCACGGGGCCACCAAAGACGCCCTCCATTATGCGAAAAGAGTGGTGGAAACAGAGATCAATTCCTCCACGAACAACCCCCTCATTTTTCACGAGACGGAGGAATTCCTTCTGGGCGGGAATTTCCATGGCCAGCCCCTGGCCCTGGCAATGGATTTTCTCTGTATGGCCATTTCCGAGCTGGCCAATATATCGGAACGCCGCATCGAACGCCTCGTAAATCCCAAACTCAGCGGACTCCCCGCTTTTCTCGTAAAAGACGGGGGGCTCAATTCCGGCTTCATGATAGCCCAGTACACTGCAGCTTCTCTGGTTTCAGAAAACAAAATCCTTTCACATCCCGCCTGCGTCGATTCCATTCCGACATCGGCCAACAAGGAAGACCACGTGCCCATGGCCCCCATTTCGGCGCGAAAGTTCCGTGAAATCACGAGGAATGCATATTACGTCATCGCCATCGAATTCCTGTGCGGAGCCCAGGGCATGGACCTTTTCACCAACCTGAAGGCGGGCAACGGTAGCCGCGTGGCCTATCAGATGATCCGTGATGCGGTACCTCACCTGGAAAACGATCGCATACTGTCCAAAGACATCGAAACCATGGTCAAATTGATGTATTCGGGAAAAATTCTCTCACAGGTGCAAAAAAATATAGGGAAATTATTGTAG
- a CDS encoding response regulator: protein MEKRILVVDDEAAIRDIMTCVFTRAGYEVQTAANAEEALALARQQRYPVFFLDLSLPGMDGIELCRHMRKDNPCSIAYAVTGYADPGEGMGGEEWGFEDCFTKPTDLKTLLRAAETAFQKLAHREINEGCV, encoded by the coding sequence ATGGAAAAAAGAATTTTGGTGGTGGATGATGAGGCGGCCATCCGCGACATAATGACGTGTGTCTTCACAAGAGCCGGTTATGAGGTGCAAACTGCCGCAAATGCCGAGGAAGCTCTTGCCCTTGCCAGACAGCAACGATATCCTGTGTTCTTTCTGGATTTGAGCCTTCCGGGAATGGACGGAATCGAACTATGCCGTCACATGAGGAAGGACAATCCCTGCAGCATTGCCTATGCGGTCACGGGATACGCAGATCCGGGTGAGGGAATGGGTGGGGAAGAATGGGGATTCGAAGACTGTTTCACCAAGCCGACGGACCTCAAGACGCTGCTGCGTGCCGCTGAAACGGCTTTTCAGAAGCTGGCGCACCGGGAAATAAACGAGGGATGTGTTTGA
- a CDS encoding response regulator, with translation MKIFIAEDDLTSRLMLQAVLSKCGYEVTSVADGEEAWTVLQQLDAPRLILLDWMMPGMDGLTLCRKLRAQGRDDPLYILLLTSRGEQHNIVQGLEAGADDYIAKPYDNGELLARIGVGRRILELLAEVARRQKLQGVLEMAGAVCHELNQPLQAVSGYSELLLLDSDENDPHAAVLRAIHAEVQKIGELTRKIMNITQYRTKDYLGGRHTIVDIEGASSGAIGVEKTRG, from the coding sequence ATGAAAATTTTCATTGCAGAGGATGATCTCACGTCACGCCTCATGCTGCAGGCGGTGTTGAGCAAGTGCGGCTATGAAGTGACGAGCGTTGCAGACGGTGAGGAGGCGTGGACGGTCCTGCAGCAGCTGGATGCCCCTCGGCTCATACTCCTCGACTGGATGATGCCGGGCATGGATGGACTCACTCTCTGCCGGAAGCTGCGCGCTCAAGGCCGGGATGATCCTCTTTATATTCTTCTTTTGACCTCCCGGGGAGAACAGCACAACATTGTGCAGGGGTTGGAAGCAGGCGCCGACGACTACATTGCCAAACCTTACGACAACGGGGAATTGCTTGCCAGGATCGGCGTGGGACGGCGCATCCTGGAATTGCTTGCTGAAGTGGCCCGGCGCCAGAAACTGCAGGGCGTTTTGGAGATGGCTGGAGCCGTCTGCCACGAATTGAACCAGCCTTTGCAGGCTGTGTCCGGGTATTCCGAGCTTCTACTGCTGGATTCCGACGAAAACGATCCTCACGCTGCAGTGCTGCGTGCAATCCATGCGGAGGTTCAAAAAATCGGGGAGCTCACGAGGAAAATCATGAATATCACACAATACCGAACCAAAGACTACCTGGGGGGACGGCACACTATCGTGGATATTGAAGGAGCATCCTCAGGGGCTATTGGAGTGGAAAAAACCAGAGGTTGA
- a CDS encoding ATP-binding protein, translated as MKPDSPPAGNGKLPAYASFLALPALLGLIILGGLASVSFLGRCYSLVCIAMPPFFAGHPLRMPWLILFAGLGLTAALTGLAYVLHSGRQRAEQLVWRRTSELRENEARFRAIAFAALDAIIMIDSEGNITFWNPAAAEMFGYPTDEVIGRNLHQLLVPKQNREMHARRFAQFQHSSEGPLINRVTEQTALHRDGTEFPVELSLSAVPINGQWNAVGIVRNITERKRAEGQSRTNEARLQSLLNIFQHKSRDIQELLDYALHEAIILTASKIGYIYWYDEERKLFILNTWSKDVMRECTIAEPQTVYTLDKTGLWGEAVRQRKPIIVNDFKATNPLKKGLPPGHVELLRYLTIPVFSEDNIIAVVGVANKESDYDEADVQQLSLLMDSVWSIAERKRVEDVLWETNRQLQEAAARAEEMAVQAETANAAKSEFLANMSHEIRTPMNSIIGMTGLLLDSGLNREQRKYAEIVRTSSEALLRILNDILDFSKIEARKLEMETLNFDLRTTLADTAEMLAGRAHEKGLELTCMVEPDVPSRLRGDPGRLRQVIINLVGNGLKFTQRGEVSIRASLESEDEHSVTVRFSVSDTGIGIPEDRLDILFSPFTQVDGSTTRKYGGTGLGLAISKQLAELMGGSIGVTSTEGKGSTFWFTSVFEKQPEGDAVARERCVGLQETHPLAVDDNESNRLPAATLPRSWGCRFDESPSGSIVTRQIDVESVKHHKRILLAEDNITNQQVALSILKKLGYRADAVANGREALHALRTIPYDLVLMDGQMPEMDGYEATRRIREKDSGVFDPMIPIIAMTAHAMKGDREKCLEAGMSDYLAKPVHPEELAELLEKWLPAAHDAFLKGAQNEEGDVLPDVCTVHGSDVFDESLLRKRLMGDEDLVKTIIEAFLADITDQLDALRSSVAAGDLHMAEQLAHKIKGAAGNVTGAALASVAHAMEQAALAGDLERLKDGFPLLDRQFDLLKQAMTGEK; from the coding sequence ATGAAACCGGATAGTCCTCCAGCCGGGAACGGCAAGCTCCCGGCTTACGCATCTTTCCTTGCCCTTCCAGCTTTGCTGGGCCTTATCATCCTGGGTGGCCTGGCTTCAGTGTCATTTTTGGGAAGGTGTTACTCCCTTGTGTGCATTGCCATGCCGCCTTTTTTTGCCGGCCATCCGCTCCGTATGCCATGGCTGATCCTGTTTGCCGGACTCGGCCTGACAGCCGCCCTCACAGGACTGGCATATGTTCTTCATAGCGGCAGGCAGCGAGCGGAGCAGCTCGTATGGCGCCGTACCTCCGAACTGCGGGAAAATGAAGCACGGTTTCGAGCCATTGCCTTCGCCGCCCTGGACGCCATCATCATGATAGACAGCGAGGGCAACATCACCTTCTGGAACCCTGCAGCCGCCGAGATGTTCGGTTACCCAACGGATGAAGTAATAGGAAGGAATCTTCATCAGCTGCTTGTTCCCAAGCAGAATCGCGAGATGCATGCCCGGAGATTCGCGCAGTTTCAACATTCCAGTGAAGGACCGCTCATAAACCGCGTGACGGAGCAGACCGCCCTGCACAGGGACGGAACGGAGTTTCCCGTGGAATTGTCCCTATCGGCCGTTCCGATCAACGGCCAATGGAACGCCGTCGGCATTGTGCGGAACATCACCGAGCGTAAGCGTGCCGAGGGGCAGTCCAGGACCAACGAAGCCAGGCTGCAAAGCCTTTTGAACATCTTTCAACACAAGTCCAGGGATATTCAGGAGCTATTGGACTATGCCCTTCATGAGGCCATCATCCTGACGGCAAGCAAGATCGGGTATATTTACTGGTACGATGAAGAAAGGAAGCTTTTCATCCTCAACACATGGTCAAAAGATGTGATGAGGGAATGCACTATCGCGGAGCCTCAAACCGTCTATACACTGGACAAGACGGGCCTCTGGGGGGAGGCCGTACGTCAGCGCAAACCCATCATAGTCAATGATTTCAAAGCGACAAATCCTCTAAAAAAGGGACTTCCCCCAGGGCATGTGGAACTCCTCAGGTATCTCACGATCCCCGTCTTTTCAGAGGACAACATCATCGCAGTGGTCGGGGTGGCCAACAAGGAGAGCGATTACGATGAAGCCGATGTTCAGCAATTGTCCCTGCTGATGGATTCCGTCTGGAGCATCGCTGAACGCAAGCGGGTAGAAGATGTCCTTTGGGAGACCAACCGGCAATTGCAGGAAGCTGCTGCGCGGGCGGAGGAAATGGCTGTACAGGCGGAGACGGCCAATGCCGCCAAAAGTGAGTTTCTGGCCAATATGAGCCACGAGATCCGCACCCCCATGAACAGCATCATCGGCATGACCGGATTGCTGTTGGACTCGGGGCTGAATCGTGAACAGCGTAAATATGCGGAGATCGTTCGGACCAGTAGTGAAGCTCTTTTGCGCATCCTGAACGATATCCTGGATTTTTCCAAGATCGAAGCCCGTAAGCTCGAAATGGAAACCCTCAACTTTGACCTGCGCACCACTCTGGCGGATACTGCGGAAATGCTTGCAGGCAGAGCCCATGAGAAAGGTCTGGAACTGACCTGCATGGTGGAACCCGACGTACCGTCGCGGCTGCGGGGAGATCCGGGGCGTTTGCGCCAGGTCATCATCAATCTTGTGGGGAATGGCCTGAAATTCACCCAACGAGGAGAAGTTTCCATTCGAGCGAGCCTCGAAAGCGAAGATGAACACAGCGTCACCGTGCGCTTTTCTGTCTCCGACACGGGGATCGGCATCCCGGAGGACCGCCTGGATATCCTCTTTTCGCCCTTCACACAGGTGGATGGTTCGACCACGCGCAAATACGGAGGCACCGGACTGGGGCTTGCCATCTCCAAGCAACTGGCGGAGCTGATGGGAGGGAGCATTGGCGTCACGAGCACGGAAGGTAAAGGCTCCACCTTCTGGTTCACCTCCGTGTTCGAAAAACAGCCCGAAGGAGATGCCGTCGCCCGCGAACGCTGTGTCGGCCTCCAGGAAACCCATCCACTCGCCGTGGACGACAACGAATCGAACCGGCTTCCGGCGGCCACGCTTCCACGATCATGGGGATGCCGCTTCGATGAGAGTCCTTCGGGCAGCATCGTCACGCGGCAGATAGACGTCGAATCAGTCAAACATCATAAACGCATCCTGCTGGCGGAAGACAACATCACCAATCAGCAGGTGGCTCTGAGCATCCTGAAAAAACTGGGTTACCGCGCCGATGCCGTAGCCAATGGCCGGGAGGCTCTTCATGCATTGCGGACGATTCCCTACGACCTGGTGCTGATGGACGGCCAGATGCCGGAGATGGATGGATATGAGGCGACCCGTCGCATCCGTGAAAAGGACTCGGGAGTCTTTGACCCCATGATTCCCATCATCGCCATGACGGCCCATGCCATGAAGGGAGACCGGGAGAAATGCCTGGAGGCGGGAATGAGCGATTACCTGGCCAAGCCGGTCCATCCCGAGGAACTGGCAGAGCTTCTGGAAAAATGGCTGCCGGCGGCGCATGACGCTTTCCTGAAGGGAGCACAAAATGAAGAAGGGGATGTTCTCCCGGATGTGTGCACGGTGCACGGCAGCGATGTTTTTGATGAGTCCCTACTTCGAAAACGCTTGATGGGGGATGAAGATTTGGTAAAAACCATTATCGAAGCCTTCCTTGCAGATATCACCGACCAGTTGGATGCTTTGCGCTCGTCCGTCGCAGCGGGAGACCTCCACATGGCGGAGCAGCTGGCACACAAGATCAAAGGGGCTGCGGGGAATGTGACGGGAGCGGCCCTCGCAAGTGTAGCGCATGCCATGGAGCAGGCCGCCCTTGCCGGGGATCTGGAGAGGCTGAAGGATGGATTCCCCCTACTGGACCGACAGTTTGACTTGCTCAAACAAGCCATGACCGGAGAGAAGTAA
- a CDS encoding FadR/GntR family transcriptional regulator, with translation MITLKPIKPKRVSDQVFEQLKDLIFKGQLKPGDQLMTERELAQSMGVSRPTVREAINKLVAMGLLEHRQGQGTFVNSPADDAQRNPLAAVINGHDVSLQDLLEVRLGLECNAVALAARRATEEDILELEKCLEQMIAEIEKHEEGLGSDADLSFHMAIAYATKNTVQIHIMRSFYDLLFFGIKENLQHLYTDPANLDRVIEQHEAIVNAIRKRDPEEAYEAMRKHITFVMDFFRERERE, from the coding sequence ATGATTACGTTAAAGCCCATTAAACCCAAGCGGGTATCCGACCAGGTTTTCGAGCAGTTGAAAGATCTCATCTTCAAGGGGCAGCTCAAACCGGGCGATCAGCTGATGACCGAACGAGAACTGGCTCAGAGCATGGGCGTAAGCCGTCCTACAGTGCGAGAGGCCATCAATAAGCTTGTGGCGATGGGACTGTTGGAACATCGGCAGGGACAGGGGACCTTCGTGAATTCCCCTGCCGATGACGCTCAGAGAAATCCGCTGGCAGCCGTCATCAACGGCCATGACGTCAGCCTCCAGGATTTGCTCGAAGTCCGGTTGGGACTGGAATGCAACGCCGTGGCCCTGGCGGCCCGGCGCGCTACCGAAGAGGATATCCTGGAACTGGAAAAATGCCTGGAACAGATGATCGCGGAAATAGAGAAACACGAGGAAGGCCTCGGGAGCGATGCAGATCTTTCCTTTCACATGGCCATTGCTTATGCCACAAAGAACACGGTCCAAATCCACATCATGAGAAGCTTTTACGATCTGCTTTTCTTTGGAATCAAAGAAAATCTGCAACACCTCTATACGGACCCCGCCAACTTGGACAGAGTCATTGAACAGCATGAAGCCATCGTAAACGCCATACGAAAGCGCGACCCCGAGGAAGCATACGAGGCCATGCGAAAACACATCACTTTTGTCATGGATTTCTTCAGGGAGCGAGAAAGGGAATAG
- a CDS encoding (Fe-S)-binding protein: protein MQDMKKLAQLLKEVEDQLVVCMRCGMCQSVCPVFAETGRESDVARGKLALLDGLLQEMFKDPTGVQDRLSRCLLCGSCAANCPSGVKVLDIFIKARAIITNYVGLSPLKKIIFRKMLSQPELFDRLLEWGSKFQGIFVKPVDDLLGTSCARFVSPLGDRHFSSLAPEPFHRMVPSLDTPAGASGLKVAFFTGCVIDKVFPRIGTAALRTLKHHGVGVFIPKEVGCCGIPALSSGDTDTFNKLILHNLKGFGSRNFDYLVTACATCTSTIKKLWPTMAEELTPGELDRVKALAEKTMDISQFLVEKVGVKPEAAGETGEKTLITYHDPCHLKKSLGIAVQPRTVIQANPSYRFKEMKEADKCCGCGGSFNLQYYDLSSAIGKHKRDNIVDSGCSVVATSCPACMLQISDMLSQAGDRVEVKHAIEIYAESLDKK from the coding sequence ATGCAGGATATGAAAAAACTCGCTCAACTCCTCAAAGAGGTGGAAGACCAGCTGGTCGTCTGCATGCGCTGCGGAATGTGCCAGTCGGTATGCCCCGTTTTTGCTGAAACGGGCCGGGAATCGGATGTCGCCCGCGGGAAGCTCGCCCTTCTGGACGGACTTCTGCAGGAGATGTTCAAGGACCCCACGGGAGTGCAAGACCGCCTCTCCCGGTGTCTCCTCTGCGGCTCCTGCGCCGCCAACTGCCCGAGCGGAGTCAAGGTTCTCGATATCTTCATCAAGGCACGCGCCATCATCACGAATTATGTTGGGCTCAGCCCCTTGAAGAAGATCATCTTTCGCAAAATGCTCTCCCAGCCGGAGCTGTTCGACCGGCTTCTGGAATGGGGATCCAAATTTCAAGGCATTTTCGTAAAACCCGTGGACGACCTGCTGGGGACTTCGTGCGCCCGCTTCGTCTCCCCCCTCGGAGACCGCCACTTCAGCTCTCTCGCTCCCGAACCCTTTCACCGCATGGTCCCCTCTCTCGATACTCCCGCCGGTGCCTCGGGACTCAAAGTGGCCTTTTTCACGGGATGCGTCATCGACAAGGTTTTCCCGAGGATCGGTACTGCCGCACTGCGCACACTGAAACATCACGGAGTGGGAGTCTTCATTCCGAAGGAAGTGGGTTGTTGCGGCATTCCGGCCCTCTCCTCCGGAGATACGGATACCTTCAATAAACTCATTCTTCATAACCTCAAGGGCTTCGGTTCCCGGAATTTCGATTATCTCGTTACGGCCTGCGCGACCTGCACTTCCACCATCAAAAAGTTGTGGCCCACCATGGCCGAGGAACTCACACCCGGAGAACTCGACCGCGTAAAAGCCCTGGCGGAAAAGACCATGGACATCTCCCAGTTCCTGGTGGAAAAAGTGGGGGTGAAACCGGAGGCGGCAGGGGAAACCGGAGAAAAAACCTTGATCACCTACCATGATCCATGCCATTTAAAGAAGTCTCTGGGAATTGCGGTTCAACCCCGCACCGTCATTCAGGCCAATCCCTCTTACAGGTTCAAGGAAATGAAAGAGGCCGACAAGTGTTGTGGCTGCGGCGGAAGCTTCAATCTGCAGTACTACGATCTCTCATCGGCCATCGGCAAGCATAAGCGCGACAACATCGTGGATTCGGGATGTTCCGTGGTGGCCACGAGCTGCCCGGCCTGCATGCTGCAGATCTCCGACATGCTTTCGCAGGCGGGGGATCGAGTGGAAGTCAAACATGCCATCGAGATTTACGCGGAGTCACTGGATAAAAAATGA
- a CDS encoding FAD-binding oxidoreductase — MISQAVIKEFERILGKEKVFLDETDRHTYSYDAAVLEPVLPSVVLRPTSSEELGRLVRICNENSIPLTVRGAGTNLSGGTIPKKGGAVVLTNALNKILEINTEDLYAIVQPGVVTAKFAAAVEAKGLFYPPDPGSQAVSTLGGNVAENAGGLRGLKYGVTRDYVMGLEFFDVNGEIVKTGSRTVKCVTGYNLAALMVGSEGTLGVFDKIILKLIPMPTGRKAMMAIFDNVIKASETVAAIIAHRIVPATLEFMDNFTIRTVEDYSRVGLPTDAAALLLIEVDGHPAQVEEDAAKVESICREMGAMKIRVAQDAAERDKVWEARRAALSALAKLKPTVVLEDATVPRSKIPAMIQALEEISRRFNLTIGTFGHAGDGNLHPTILTDKRNKEEWHRVEAAIDAIFDKALGLGGTLSGEHGIGMAKSRYLEKETSKGTILFSRRIKAALDPKGILNPGKIIGE, encoded by the coding sequence ATGATCAGCCAGGCGGTAATCAAGGAATTCGAAAGGATATTGGGCAAGGAGAAGGTGTTTCTGGATGAAACGGACAGGCACACGTATTCCTATGATGCGGCGGTCTTGGAACCGGTGCTCCCCTCCGTGGTTCTGAGACCTACAAGCAGTGAAGAGCTCGGCAGGCTGGTTCGAATTTGCAATGAAAATTCCATTCCCCTCACCGTTCGCGGCGCCGGCACCAACCTCAGCGGCGGCACCATCCCCAAGAAAGGGGGCGCGGTCGTCCTCACCAATGCCCTCAACAAGATCCTCGAAATCAACACAGAAGACCTGTATGCGATCGTTCAACCTGGTGTGGTCACCGCAAAATTCGCTGCGGCAGTGGAAGCCAAAGGGCTTTTTTATCCTCCCGACCCGGGCAGCCAGGCCGTTTCGACGCTGGGCGGCAACGTGGCTGAAAATGCCGGCGGCCTTCGAGGCCTCAAATACGGGGTTACCCGCGATTATGTGATGGGGCTGGAATTCTTCGATGTGAATGGAGAGATCGTCAAAACGGGTTCAAGAACTGTCAAATGCGTGACAGGATATAACCTGGCAGCCCTCATGGTGGGATCTGAAGGAACGCTCGGCGTTTTCGACAAGATCATTTTAAAGCTCATTCCCATGCCGACAGGCAGAAAAGCCATGATGGCCATTTTCGATAACGTCATCAAAGCTTCGGAAACCGTTGCCGCCATCATCGCTCATCGCATCGTGCCCGCCACCCTGGAATTCATGGACAATTTCACTATTCGCACCGTGGAAGACTACAGCCGCGTGGGGCTTCCCACCGATGCCGCCGCACTTCTCCTCATAGAAGTGGACGGACACCCGGCCCAGGTGGAAGAAGACGCAGCCAAAGTCGAATCCATCTGCAGGGAAATGGGCGCCATGAAAATCCGTGTGGCCCAGGACGCGGCGGAAAGAGACAAGGTCTGGGAGGCCCGCCGCGCCGCCCTCTCCGCCCTGGCAAAGCTCAAACCCACCGTAGTGCTGGAAGACGCTACCGTACCCCGGAGCAAGATCCCGGCAATGATTCAAGCTCTGGAGGAGATCAGCAGGCGGTTCAATCTGACCATCGGCACCTTCGGGCACGCCGGCGACGGAAACCTTCATCCCACCATACTCACGGATAAGAGAAACAAGGAAGAGTGGCACCGGGTCGAAGCGGCCATCGATGCCATCTTCGACAAAGCCCTGGGATTGGGCGGGACACTTTCGGGCGAACATGGAATCGGCATGGCAAAATCACGCTACCTGGAAAAAGAAACCAGCAAAGGCACCATTCTCTTTTCCCGCCGCATCAAAGCCGCCCTGGACCCCAAGGGCATTCTGAACCCCGGGAAAATCATAGGAGAATAA
- a CDS encoding lactate utilization protein, translating into MLKQDLKEMMKEKAQAVQSIVCEIGSIEEAFQYAIDITRKQGGTVLAAPGLGRQDPSAFAAFRALCEQNGVALVKEGLRAEIGKLHTGFTVADYGIAETATIVQDSSSEDLRIATMLSEIHVAVLPVSRIKPDAMTLENELKGYMQSPPSYVAFISGASRTADIERVLTIGVHGPQELHILILNEREA; encoded by the coding sequence ATGCTAAAGCAAGATTTGAAAGAAATGATGAAGGAGAAGGCGCAAGCGGTCCAGAGCATTGTCTGCGAGATCGGCTCCATTGAGGAAGCCTTCCAATATGCAATCGACATCACACGCAAACAGGGCGGAACCGTTCTGGCCGCCCCGGGGTTAGGGAGGCAGGATCCTTCCGCCTTTGCGGCGTTTAGGGCTTTGTGTGAACAAAACGGGGTGGCTCTGGTCAAGGAGGGCCTCAGGGCAGAGATCGGTAAACTGCACACGGGTTTCACTGTCGCGGATTATGGCATTGCCGAGACGGCGACCATCGTCCAGGATTCGAGTTCCGAAGATCTTCGCATCGCCACCATGCTGAGCGAAATACACGTGGCCGTCCTGCCCGTTTCGCGCATCAAACCGGATGCCATGACCCTTGAAAATGAACTGAAGGGCTACATGCAATCGCCCCCCAGCTATGTGGCCTTCATCAGCGGAGCCAGCCGCACGGCGGATATCGAGCGTGTGCTCACCATTGGAGTCCACGGGCCTCAGGAACTGCACATCCTCATCCTCAATGAGCGTGAAGCCTGA